A region from the Sulfitobacter sp. D7 genome encodes:
- a CDS encoding CBS domain-containing protein, producing MQVQDIMTSNPTCCGPDTSIQEAATLMAEKSVGSIPVLNDAGEPVGIVTDRDICCGAVAQGKTVETPVSEIMSNDLLTVSADDDVESCCNKMEEKQVRRSVVTDESGKCCGVVAQADVAREASGAETAELVEEVSQPKEKSGCC from the coding sequence ATGCAAGTTCAGGACATCATGACAAGCAATCCCACCTGCTGCGGCCCCGACACTTCGATTCAGGAAGCAGCAACCCTTATGGCTGAAAAATCTGTCGGCTCCATTCCGGTGCTTAATGACGCCGGTGAGCCCGTTGGCATCGTGACGGACCGCGATATCTGCTGTGGTGCCGTTGCGCAGGGCAAGACGGTCGAGACGCCGGTTTCAGAAATCATGTCGAACGACCTTCTGACCGTGTCTGCTGACGACGACGTTGAAAGCTGTTGCAACAAGATGGAAGAAAAACAGGTTCGGCGTAGTGTGGTCACCGACGAAAGTGGTAAATGCTGTGGCGTCGTCGCCCAAGCGGACGTCGCCCGAGAGGCCAGCGGGGCGGAGACCGCGGAGTTGGTGGAAGAAGTTTCGCAACCCAAGGAGAAATCGGGCTGCTGCTGA
- a CDS encoding DUF411 domain-containing protein: MTLTRRRLLVCSASSFAAAPFAVWAEEKPTIHVMKDPNCGCCSAWIDILKKDGFEVTTERSFGTLLIRHKLDSGIPQNMTSCHTGEIQDYMIEGHVPPADIRKLLSERPDAIGLAVPGMPYGSPGMGSEDEREAYEVFLISRDGSTKVFSHYDPA; encoded by the coding sequence ATGACCCTCACACGCCGCCGCCTGCTGGTCTGTTCCGCAAGCTCATTCGCCGCTGCGCCATTCGCAGTTTGGGCTGAAGAAAAGCCTACCATCCACGTGATGAAAGATCCTAATTGCGGTTGCTGTTCGGCTTGGATCGACATCTTGAAGAAAGACGGTTTTGAAGTAACCACTGAACGCAGCTTTGGGACGCTGTTGATCCGGCACAAGTTGGACAGCGGCATCCCGCAGAATATGACCTCCTGCCACACCGGCGAAATCCAAGACTATATGATCGAAGGTCACGTCCCGCCCGCCGACATCCGCAAACTGCTTTCCGAGCGCCCGGATGCCATCGGCCTTGCCGTGCCGGGTATGCCCTATGGCTCACCAGGTATGGGGTCAGAAGATGAACGCGAAGCCTATGAGGTCTTTCTAATCTCCCGCGATGGCAGCACAAAAGTGTTTTCACATTACGACCCGGCGTGA
- a CDS encoding cation transporter, producing the protein MVEQKNASERRTLWIVLGLNIGLAIAFFISGAFGDSTALIANGLDNLSDSFVYGISLFALSRSAKWKRGAANVSGGLLILFAVGILYDAWRRYVGGSDPLGIIMIIMALVAAGINALCVWLLARIRDPDVNIRAANTFSWNDFAANLGIIAAGLLVAWLGANWPDLIVGVIVAGIAAWGGVGILKDAHGEHHKAVCHDD; encoded by the coding sequence ATGGTAGAGCAGAAGAATGCATCGGAAAGACGCACACTCTGGATCGTTCTGGGGCTGAACATCGGGTTGGCTATCGCCTTCTTTATCTCGGGCGCATTTGGCGATTCAACCGCCCTTATCGCCAATGGTCTCGACAATTTATCAGATAGTTTTGTCTACGGGATCAGTCTCTTTGCCTTGTCCCGATCCGCGAAGTGGAAGCGTGGAGCGGCGAATGTTTCGGGCGGCCTGCTGATCCTTTTCGCCGTCGGCATCCTTTATGATGCTTGGCGTCGCTACGTTGGCGGATCGGATCCTCTTGGCATAATCATGATCATCATGGCACTGGTCGCGGCGGGCATTAACGCGCTCTGCGTTTGGCTGTTGGCACGTATTCGCGATCCAGATGTGAACATCCGCGCGGCGAACACATTCAGCTGGAACGATTTCGCCGCCAATCTCGGCATTATTGCCGCAGGCTTACTCGTGGCTTGGCTTGGAGCGAATTGGCCCGACCTTATTGTTGGCGTTATTGTTGCTGGCATTGCTGCTTGGGGCGGTGTCGGAATACTGAAAGACGCACATGGTGAACATCATAAGGCTGTTTGCCATGACGATTAG
- a CDS encoding MerR family transcriptional regulator — protein MLTIGTLAKKTGTKVQTVRYYEQIGLMPEPGRTEGGQRRYGDAELDRLSFVRHARQLGFSLDAIRELLDLSDHPGKSCAEADAIARRQLKQVEHRLARLEALRTELKRMVHECSGGQTADCRVLEVLRDHSECLTNHEEIGG, from the coding sequence ATGTTGACCATTGGGACGCTTGCAAAAAAGACTGGTACAAAAGTGCAGACAGTCCGGTATTATGAGCAGATCGGGCTCATGCCAGAACCCGGCAGAACTGAAGGCGGCCAGCGACGATATGGTGATGCCGAGCTTGACCGCCTGTCGTTCGTCCGGCACGCGCGGCAACTGGGGTTCTCGTTGGATGCGATCCGCGAACTGCTCGACCTCAGCGATCACCCGGGAAAATCTTGCGCGGAGGCCGATGCGATTGCCCGCCGGCAGCTTAAGCAAGTTGAGCATCGACTGGCTCGCCTGGAGGCGCTGCGCACGGAATTGAAACGTATGGTGCATGAGTGCAGTGGCGGGCAGACCGCTGACTGCCGTGTGTTAGAGGTGTTGAGAGACCACTCCGAATGCCTGACAAACCATGAAGAGATCGGCGGCTAA
- a CDS encoding SCO family protein has protein sequence MAGVAAFVLIWLLLWLDYRADLARTESEPPFFADFELTDHRGMVQTEEDFKGRWMLVFFGFTNCPDVCPTTLSEVAAVMEGLGDEAAMVQPIFITIDPERDTPTALAEYVPLFDAGIIGLTGTPEQIAATSETFPIFFERIEEATAPRGYTMGHTSHLFLFDKQAGFADSWPYGTPAEEILADLKERI, from the coding sequence TTGGCGGGCGTGGCGGCGTTCGTTCTCATCTGGCTGTTGCTGTGGTTGGACTACCGTGCCGACCTTGCCCGCACAGAGAGTGAACCACCGTTTTTTGCTGATTTCGAACTGACCGATCATCGCGGGATGGTCCAAACGGAGGAAGATTTCAAAGGTCGCTGGATGTTGGTCTTCTTCGGCTTCACCAATTGCCCCGACGTCTGTCCGACAACACTGTCCGAAGTCGCGGCCGTGATGGAGGGTCTGGGCGATGAGGCGGCAATGGTTCAGCCGATTTTCATAACGATCGATCCCGAGCGAGATACGCCGACGGCTTTAGCAGAGTACGTGCCCTTGTTCGACGCAGGAATCATCGGGCTGACCGGCACGCCGGAGCAGATCGCCGCAACATCCGAGACTTTCCCAATTTTCTTTGAGCGGATCGAGGAGGCTACTGCGCCGCGTGGATACACGATGGGTCACACGTCGCACCTTTTCCTTTTCGACAAGCAGGCAGGCTTCGCGGATTCCTGGCCCTATGGCACGCCCGCCGAAGAGATCCTCGCCGATCTGAAAGAGAGGATCTGA
- a CDS encoding disulfide bond formation protein B: MPRLSGETALGLAWIIALISSLAVLFIGEVLGQTPCILCWFQRAFMFPLAIVLGLGLWWQDSRVGRYGVALALGGAAVAMYHIGLYVGLIPEAIQPCTATGPSCIDDNQLVSGIPIPLMALVAFTIIGVLSALSLKEE; this comes from the coding sequence ATGCCCCGACTCTCCGGAGAAACAGCCCTTGGCCTAGCGTGGATCATTGCGCTTATCTCATCGCTTGCCGTGCTCTTTATTGGCGAGGTGCTTGGTCAAACGCCTTGCATCCTTTGCTGGTTCCAGCGCGCCTTCATGTTCCCCTTGGCCATCGTTCTTGGGCTCGGGTTGTGGTGGCAGGATTCCCGCGTGGGGCGCTATGGCGTTGCACTGGCGCTTGGGGGGGCGGCGGTGGCGATGTATCACATCGGCCTCTATGTCGGTCTGATCCCCGAGGCGATCCAGCCCTGCACGGCGACTGGCCCCTCTTGTATCGACGACAACCAGTTGGTCTCCGGGATTCCGATTCCGCTGATGGCGCTTGTCGCCTTCACGATTATCGGGGTGCTGTCGGCCCTTTCACTGAAGGAAGAATAA
- a CDS encoding DsbA family protein — MNRRGLVLSVLAVGAAGFGGAAWYATRPQPMAEAVPVAPEVNDVLIRSYSPILGPETAPVTIVEFFDPACEACRAFYPVVKDIMTEHGGAVRVVIRYTAFHGKASVEAIRVLEAARMQDVFEPVLEAVLREQPRWASHGTPAPGLILEIAASGGLDVEAARTQMLAPGVVAVLNQDRADVEAVGVRQTPTFFVNAKPLDPFGEAELRRLVAAEIAVSQS; from the coding sequence ATGAATCGACGCGGCCTCGTTCTATCCGTTCTGGCTGTTGGTGCCGCAGGTTTTGGCGGCGCGGCTTGGTATGCCACCCGCCCCCAACCCATGGCAGAGGCAGTCCCTGTCGCGCCAGAAGTGAACGATGTGCTGATCCGGTCCTATTCCCCGATCCTTGGCCCCGAAACGGCACCTGTCACGATTGTCGAGTTTTTCGATCCAGCTTGCGAGGCCTGCCGCGCCTTTTATCCCGTGGTCAAGGATATCATGACTGAGCACGGTGGTGCGGTCCGTGTCGTCATTCGATATACTGCCTTTCACGGGAAAGCTTCAGTGGAAGCGATCCGTGTTCTCGAAGCTGCGCGGATGCAGGATGTGTTCGAACCCGTGCTGGAAGCGGTCCTGCGCGAGCAGCCACGATGGGCGTCCCATGGCACTCCAGCACCGGGTTTGATCCTTGAGATTGCCGCAAGCGGTGGTCTGGATGTCGAAGCTGCTCGAACACAGATGCTGGCCCCCGGTGTCGTGGCAGTGCTCAATCAGGACCGCGCTGATGTCGAAGCGGTAGGCGTGCGACAAACGCCCACGTTCTTCGTCAACGCCAAGCCATTAGACCCGTTCGGTGAGGCCGAACTGCGGCGACTGGTCGCTGCAGAAATTGCGGTCAGCCAAAGTTGA
- a CDS encoding copper chaperone PCu(A)C produces MIELPYIKGLTLFLLLSGMSTPTFAGSEDVIVVNAWSRASIGINRPGAAYFTIHNATEDTVTLTGLTTPLATMPEIHETKTNAAGVSSMSPADDITIGPGESVALEPGGLHAMLMKLQDPMIEGETFPLTLTFSDGGEVTVEVPILGIAARGPGS; encoded by the coding sequence ATGATAGAGCTACCTTATATCAAGGGCTTGACTCTTTTTTTGCTGCTCTCGGGCATGTCGACTCCGACATTTGCCGGTTCGGAGGACGTCATCGTAGTAAACGCGTGGTCCCGTGCTTCGATTGGTATAAACCGACCGGGCGCGGCATATTTCACTATACATAACGCAACTGAAGACACAGTCACGCTGACCGGACTTACAACACCACTTGCCACGATGCCCGAGATCCATGAGACGAAAACCAACGCTGCAGGCGTCAGTTCAATGTCACCTGCAGACGACATCACGATCGGGCCGGGCGAAAGCGTGGCATTGGAGCCGGGCGGGCTGCACGCCATGCTCATGAAGCTGCAAGACCCGATGATCGAAGGCGAGACCTTCCCGCTGACACTGACTTTCTCGGACGGTGGCGAAGTGACTGTTGAGGTCCCAATTCTGGGGATCGCCGCGCGCGGGCCGGGAAGCTGA
- a CDS encoding SCO family protein yields MQRRQLFQYGAGALAMMLGIGWWRVDGPGAPKPTGQRPLPLTAMDFRLTDHEGHEVGPETLIGRPTMVFFGFTYCPDVCPTTLSDISGWLEDLGDEAAQMNVVFITVDPARDTVEAMAEYVGYFHPAIRGWTGTENQITRATEGFRASYERVPTEGGDYTMNHTASIFLFGANGEFVTMIDHHEPREFAVPKIRRALTEDVEITT; encoded by the coding sequence ATGCAGCGTCGGCAATTGTTCCAATACGGTGCAGGCGCTCTGGCTATGATGCTTGGTATCGGCTGGTGGCGCGTGGATGGTCCCGGCGCTCCGAAACCTACTGGCCAAAGGCCGCTCCCCCTAACGGCGATGGATTTCCGACTGACCGATCACGAAGGCCATGAAGTGGGCCCAGAAACCCTGATCGGACGGCCGACCATGGTGTTCTTCGGGTTCACCTACTGCCCGGATGTCTGCCCCACGACGTTATCGGATATCTCAGGCTGGCTTGAAGATCTCGGAGACGAAGCCGCGCAGATGAACGTGGTCTTCATCACGGTCGATCCGGCGCGTGACACGGTCGAGGCCATGGCCGAATATGTCGGCTATTTTCATCCGGCCATTCGGGGTTGGACCGGGACGGAAAACCAGATTACCCGCGCTACAGAAGGGTTTCGGGCTTCGTATGAGCGCGTCCCGACCGAGGGAGGTGACTACACGATGAACCATACGGCAAGCATATTTCTTTTTGGCGCCAACGGTGAGTTCGTCACCATGATTGACCACCACGAGCCAAGAGAATTCGCAGTACCGAAGATCCGACGTGCGTTGACAGAAGATGTAGAGATCACAACATGA
- a CDS encoding M23 family metallopeptidase, with protein MRIRVASVALVGAFSMTAIATLGWWSKEPVPQSIAEATHWAPAAVLEPRLADSVMTVPKTTQVGGARKILNVPLLQPDVTETALPAIEPPLVTWTRQIASGETLDAVLANAGVAAHARAEIALALGVEYDLRRLRPGHEITVISNADGNPKRVELAIDDGVRIETVFGEELLTRVLEPDPEVVIFASEAVVESSISAALDKAKIPARFAVDLAQMLGGTIDFRRELSGGERMRLLWREAREGNKRIGQPELAFAALDLAGSVYEIVWPDDGSGQATIYVDGEVLRVFAQPVEGARLSSVFGRRTHPVYGNVRMHTGVDFAAARGTPVKATAPGRVSFIGRRGGYGRVVEISHGSDTLTRYAHLSEVPDTLEQGQRVMAGDMIGRVGATGTATGPNLHYEVRVDGRPTDPLSDDRLVEAADRDAVGTAALERLAEARSLLAERLTSEFVQTTTERL; from the coding sequence ATGAGAATAAGAGTTGCCTCGGTAGCCCTGGTAGGCGCCTTTTCGATGACTGCCATCGCCACCTTAGGGTGGTGGTCCAAAGAACCGGTGCCCCAATCGATTGCCGAAGCAACGCATTGGGCGCCTGCTGCAGTTTTGGAACCGCGACTTGCTGATAGCGTCATGACGGTTCCCAAAACCACACAAGTCGGCGGAGCGCGCAAAATCCTAAACGTCCCTCTCTTGCAGCCTGACGTCACCGAAACCGCCTTGCCAGCAATTGAACCGCCCTTGGTGACTTGGACGCGTCAAATCGCGTCGGGTGAGACGTTGGATGCAGTTTTAGCGAACGCCGGCGTTGCCGCACACGCCCGTGCGGAGATCGCTCTGGCACTTGGAGTGGAATATGATCTGCGCCGATTGCGCCCAGGCCATGAGATCACCGTGATCTCAAACGCGGACGGCAATCCGAAGCGCGTAGAACTGGCCATTGACGATGGAGTGCGGATCGAAACGGTTTTTGGTGAAGAGCTTCTTACGCGCGTATTGGAACCAGACCCTGAAGTGGTGATTTTCGCAAGCGAGGCGGTGGTTGAAAGTTCGATTTCCGCAGCGTTGGACAAGGCAAAGATACCTGCACGCTTCGCGGTCGATCTGGCACAGATGCTGGGCGGCACAATCGATTTTCGACGTGAACTCTCCGGGGGTGAGAGGATGCGTCTCCTTTGGCGCGAGGCGCGAGAAGGAAACAAAAGGATTGGCCAGCCCGAGCTTGCCTTTGCCGCATTGGACCTTGCTGGATCGGTCTATGAGATCGTCTGGCCGGATGACGGCAGCGGTCAAGCGACGATCTATGTGGATGGAGAGGTCCTGCGTGTCTTTGCCCAACCGGTGGAAGGAGCGCGGCTGAGTTCCGTCTTCGGCCGTCGCACGCACCCGGTCTATGGGAATGTACGCATGCACACCGGCGTCGACTTTGCTGCGGCCCGCGGTACGCCTGTAAAAGCAACGGCGCCTGGACGCGTGAGCTTCATCGGACGTCGTGGTGGATATGGCCGGGTGGTGGAGATATCGCATGGTTCCGACACCCTGACACGATACGCACATCTCAGCGAAGTGCCGGACACACTCGAACAAGGGCAGCGCGTGATGGCCGGAGACATGATCGGTCGCGTCGGTGCGACCGGCACCGCGACCGGCCCAAATCTGCATTATGAGGTTCGGGTCGATGGTCGCCCGACGGATCCTCTCTCAGACGACCGACTGGTAGAGGCGGCCGACCGGGATGCGGTTGGCACGGCTGCACTTGAGCGATTGGCTGAGGCTCGCTCGCTACTGGCCGAGAGGCTCACCAGCGAATTTGTGCAGACAACAACGGAAAGGCTTTAA
- a CDS encoding DUF411 domain-containing protein yields the protein MKRLAPALAVTLALFSAAQAVADAIQIDVRKTNGCGCCLSWMKHLEESGFAPIGEDLFGGTLVRFKLDTGVPQRMVSCHTALVGGYVIEGHVPASDIQRLLDERPDAVGVAVPGMPYGSPGMGPEDDREGYDVFLIQGDGSTEIFSSYLAAD from the coding sequence ATGAAACGACTGGCTCCCGCTCTTGCAGTCACGCTGGCCTTGTTTTCCGCGGCGCAAGCTGTCGCCGATGCGATCCAGATTGATGTCCGGAAGACAAACGGCTGCGGCTGTTGTCTGTCCTGGATGAAGCATCTTGAGGAAAGCGGATTCGCGCCGATAGGCGAGGACCTGTTCGGGGGAACTCTTGTGCGATTCAAACTCGACACCGGCGTGCCTCAGCGCATGGTATCCTGCCATACGGCTTTGGTCGGCGGCTACGTGATCGAAGGTCATGTACCGGCATCAGACATCCAGCGTTTGTTGGATGAGCGTCCCGATGCAGTGGGGGTGGCGGTGCCGGGTATGCCCTATGGCTCGCCGGGCATGGGACCGGAAGATGATCGCGAGGGCTACGATGTCTTTTTGATCCAGGGCGATGGGTCGACCGAAATCTTTAGCAGCTATTTGGCCGCTGACTGA
- a CDS encoding ZIP family metal transporter, producing MEPLSPITLGFLGSLAAGSLTAVGATPVLFGRVPSRATRDLLLGFAAGVMLAASFFSLIIPALDAAERQFDNGALPATIVCVAILLGMGAVALMNERLPHEHFKTGREGPAAASLRRVWLFIIAITIHNFPEGLAVGVGFGADGFSGGLPLAIGIGLQNAPEGLAVAVSLLGEGYSRRRAWGVAALTGLVEPVGGLLGAGIIGISQPLLPWGLAFAAGAMLYVISHEIIPETHRSGHQNRATFGLAVGLVIMLFLDVWLG from the coding sequence TTGGAACCCTTGTCCCCAATAACTCTCGGCTTTCTTGGAAGCCTTGCCGCCGGATCGCTGACAGCGGTCGGGGCGACCCCCGTTCTCTTTGGACGCGTCCCCTCTCGTGCCACGCGCGATTTGCTGCTTGGCTTCGCGGCGGGTGTCATGCTCGCTGCTTCATTCTTTTCGTTGATCATTCCGGCTCTCGACGCAGCCGAAAGACAGTTCGACAACGGTGCTCTCCCGGCAACCATCGTTTGTGTTGCGATCTTGCTTGGCATGGGGGCGGTCGCTCTGATGAATGAACGACTGCCGCATGAACATTTCAAAACGGGGCGAGAAGGGCCCGCCGCCGCATCTCTGCGCCGCGTCTGGCTCTTCATCATAGCGATCACGATCCACAATTTTCCCGAAGGGCTTGCCGTTGGTGTCGGGTTTGGGGCTGATGGTTTCTCAGGTGGCTTGCCGCTCGCGATTGGCATCGGGCTGCAAAACGCGCCCGAGGGCCTCGCCGTAGCGGTCTCATTGCTTGGTGAGGGGTATTCCAGGCGCCGTGCGTGGGGGGTTGCCGCCCTGACAGGTCTTGTCGAGCCGGTAGGCGGGCTTCTTGGCGCTGGCATCATCGGCATCTCGCAGCCCCTGTTGCCATGGGGCCTCGCCTTCGCCGCCGGGGCGATGCTCTACGTAATCAGCCACGAAATCATTCCCGAAACCCACCGATCCGGCCATCAAAACAGGGCGACTTTCGGTCTCGCGGTCGGCCTCGTGATCATGTTGTTCCTAGATGTATGGCTGGGGTGA
- the lspA gene encoding signal peptidase II — MYGWGDEMKQSHFQGFIAAGTAFLVDQVTKAIVVANATDLSAGIPVFPSFNLIYLRNDGVTFGLLGGAPWWGLATLALAICGWLTVMLVRTDNRVEAIAYGAIIGGALGNVLDRIRFWGVTDFLDFYVGSTHWPAFNMADVFVVGGVGLLLLAPWLAAKLQTGP; from the coding sequence ATGTATGGCTGGGGTGATGAGATGAAACAGTCCCATTTCCAAGGCTTCATTGCGGCTGGAACTGCTTTTCTTGTTGATCAGGTGACAAAAGCAATCGTCGTCGCTAATGCGACAGATTTGAGCGCCGGAATTCCGGTCTTTCCCAGTTTTAATCTTATTTACTTGCGCAACGATGGCGTGACATTCGGACTGCTTGGTGGAGCACCATGGTGGGGCCTTGCGACCTTGGCCCTAGCCATCTGCGGCTGGTTGACCGTCATGCTGGTACGCACTGACAACCGGGTTGAGGCTATCGCCTATGGTGCGATCATCGGTGGCGCGCTCGGCAACGTCCTCGACCGCATTCGATTTTGGGGTGTGACGGACTTCCTCGATTTCTACGTCGGCTCCACGCATTGGCCCGCCTTCAACATGGCGGATGTGTTCGTGGTCGGTGGCGTGGGGCTGCTGCTCTTAGCACCGTGGTTAGCCGCTAAACTTCAGACTGGCCCATGA
- the lnt gene encoding apolipoprotein N-acyltransferase, whose protein sequence is MMTGWLQLTGCSRCFPLRSGISFMAGGLTVLTLPPFSWIIAVPVAFSALFLVLMQVSTARAFVIGWIFGMGQFLFGISWIAESFYVDSERFGALAIPAVAGLSAGLAIFPAIAAMLFATVMQRRAVGGITAGLLFATCWVAAEWLRGHVLTGFPWNLAAYALVEHAPLRQPAAWVGSYGLGFVTVFISILPGVFIAAAPNSRAAVLALFAVAVTVIWGGGVLRLNQNVPPTDIALRIVQGNVPQVEKWAPGSRERTLEKYLGLSAQPGRFDLLLWPETAFPGFLDEDALARRRLSTVLPDGRILLTGVPDRVERDGGTRYFNTVQVYDGSGEILTGYAKHHLVPFGEYVPLKGWLPFERLAEGLGDFTPGPGPRTLAIPGAPLVAVAICYEIIFPGQAVDDLFRPDWIFNATNDAWFGASIGPEQHLASARMRAVEEGLPVVRAANTGISAIIDANGEIVARLDTGRTGVINESLPAARTATPYGRFGNWTFLSLICAAWTLRFAFGLAKQRHKSVKTNPKEP, encoded by the coding sequence ATGATGACGGGTTGGCTGCAATTGACTGGCTGCAGCCGTTGCTTTCCCCTGCGATCAGGGATTAGCTTTATGGCGGGCGGTTTAACGGTTTTAACCCTTCCACCGTTCTCATGGATCATCGCTGTTCCAGTCGCCTTCTCAGCACTCTTTCTCGTGCTCATGCAGGTTTCCACCGCGCGCGCCTTCGTCATCGGCTGGATCTTTGGAATGGGCCAGTTCCTGTTTGGAATTTCCTGGATTGCCGAAAGCTTTTACGTCGATTCCGAACGTTTCGGTGCCCTTGCGATCCCAGCAGTCGCGGGACTGTCCGCCGGACTGGCCATTTTTCCAGCTATTGCGGCGATGTTATTTGCCACCGTAATGCAGCGCCGTGCTGTCGGCGGCATTACGGCAGGTCTTCTGTTTGCAACGTGTTGGGTTGCCGCGGAATGGCTGCGTGGTCATGTCCTGACGGGGTTTCCCTGGAACCTTGCTGCTTATGCCCTTGTCGAACATGCCCCCCTGCGCCAACCCGCCGCATGGGTCGGAAGTTACGGTCTGGGCTTTGTCACGGTATTTATCAGCATATTGCCAGGTGTGTTCATCGCAGCCGCGCCAAACAGCCGCGCAGCTGTCTTGGCGCTCTTTGCCGTCGCGGTGACGGTAATTTGGGGGGGCGGTGTGCTTCGGCTAAATCAGAACGTGCCGCCAACGGACATTGCTTTGCGCATCGTCCAAGGCAATGTGCCGCAAGTCGAGAAGTGGGCGCCGGGCAGCCGCGAACGCACGCTGGAAAAATACCTCGGCTTGTCCGCGCAACCCGGACGCTTCGACCTGCTGCTGTGGCCGGAAACGGCCTTTCCCGGTTTTCTGGACGAAGACGCCTTGGCGCGCAGGCGGTTATCCACGGTTTTGCCAGACGGTAGGATCCTTTTGACAGGTGTGCCTGACCGCGTAGAGAGGGATGGGGGAACCCGATATTTCAACACGGTTCAGGTCTATGACGGCAGCGGCGAAATTCTAACGGGATATGCAAAACATCATCTTGTTCCGTTCGGGGAATATGTGCCCCTGAAAGGTTGGCTGCCGTTCGAGCGTCTGGCCGAAGGTTTGGGTGATTTCACCCCGGGACCAGGGCCACGAACGCTGGCAATTCCGGGCGCGCCTCTGGTTGCGGTGGCAATCTGTTACGAGATCATTTTTCCGGGCCAGGCGGTCGACGATCTTTTTCGTCCCGACTGGATTTTCAACGCCACAAATGATGCCTGGTTCGGCGCCAGCATCGGGCCCGAGCAGCACCTCGCATCCGCGCGCATGCGCGCTGTGGAGGAAGGGCTACCCGTGGTGCGCGCTGCGAACACCGGGATATCCGCAATTATTGATGCTAACGGCGAGATCGTCGCGCGCCTCGACACTGGGCGAACAGGCGTCATAAATGAAAGCCTGCCGGCTGCGCGTACGGCTACGCCTTACGGACGTTTCGGCAATTGGACATTTCTGTCGCTCATCTGTGCAGCTTGGACGTTGAGGTTTGCCTTCGGCTTGGCCAAACAGCGACATAAGTCTGTAAAAACAAACCCAAAGGAACCGTGA
- a CDS encoding CRISPR-associated protein Cas2 → MALFTVTYDLIAEKDYDSLIGRLKELDTARVQLSQWLLSADNSATEVKDHLAQYVDDDDKLMVIEFTKRPAFTKAIAGTNDWLDKHL, encoded by the coding sequence ATGGCACTGTTTACCGTTACCTACGATCTTATCGCGGAGAAGGACTATGACAGCCTGATAGGTCGGCTCAAGGAATTGGACACTGCAAGAGTCCAGCTTTCTCAGTGGCTATTAAGCGCGGATAACTCTGCGACAGAGGTAAAAGATCACCTTGCGCAGTACGTGGACGACGACGACAAGTTGATGGTCATTGAATTTACCAAGCGACCTGCCTTCACGAAAGCGATTGCCGGAACAAACGATTGGCTGGACAAGCACCTTTAG